Part of the Thermodesulfobacteriota bacterium genome is shown below.
CAGGGCTTTCCGAATCCGGATATTTGCTATTTTATCTATTTAAGGGGTCCGTGTACAGAGTACTGGACTTATTTGTTAAGGCTGATACGGGCCAATGGGCGCTTCTCCGGACGAACCACTAACAATCATTAAAGCTCAAACGGTTTACAAAAAAGGCCATTTATAAGAAAATCCCCGACCCCTCATCCATTTAAGTCGTTTGCAGGAAGGCTCACCCTAATTTTCAATCCATCGGATGAATTTTCAGCACTGATCTTTCCTTTATGCTTTATAATGATTTTTTTAGCAATGGCCAGACCCAATCCTGAACCGGGTGTACGGGATTGTTCAGCCCGAAAAAATGGTTTAAAAATCCTGGTCAGCTCTTCCTCGGGCAATGCCTCAAATGAGTTTGTGACAGTGATGACAGTAACGTGTTGCTCAAAGTAGGTTTTGATAATTACCTGTCCATTTTTCGGGGTAAATTTGATTGCATTTTCAAGAATATTGGTCAATGCGGTTTTAAGTGCATGTATATCTCCAATAATCGGTTGGTCGACAGACAAATAAGTCATCACCTGTAATCGCTTGTGACTGATATTCGGCTTGAGACGTTTAGCAATTTCATTCAGCAGTTGGGAGAGATCAAAGGGTTTAAGCTTTACGGCTGTTTCCTGAATATCCAGCTTGGATAACAGAAGGATGCTTCCTATGAGGCCATCCAACTCCTCAATGTCTTCCTGCATGTCGTCCAGATGCCTGCCTAGTAATACGTTTCATTAATACTTTTACATATTAGCTTGCGGTAAATCGAATTTCTTCCAGCAATGTACAACGGGCTCAGTATTGATTTCTTCAATTCCCTTGAGGATTCTTTCTTTGAG
Proteins encoded:
- a CDS encoding HAMP domain-containing sensor histidine kinase, encoding MQEDIEELDGLIGSILLLSKLDIQETAVKLKPFDLSQLLNEIAKRLKPNISHKRLQVMTYLSVDQPIIGDIHALKTALTNILENAIKFTPKNGQVIIKTYFEQHVTVITVTNSFEALPEEELTRIFKPFFRAEQSRTPGSGLGLAIAKKIIIKHKGKISAENSSDGLKIRVSLPANDLNG